One Telluria mixta DNA window includes the following coding sequences:
- a CDS encoding FemAB family XrtA/PEP-CTERM system-associated protein, which yields MRACPDATFFHLSGWQKVIEGSFGIKTWFYYVQQDGEILGVLPLAEIKSRLFGHSLGAMPFCVYGGPAATSDAARGMLDEAAHELAQKLGVGHLEYRGMQRFHLDDASWHTKELYVTFRKEITGDDEANLNAIPRKQRAMVRKGIKLGLRGEVDNNVDRMFEAYARSVHRLGTPVFPKKYFAMLQDVFGDECEVRTIVTDDNRLVAAVLSFYWRDEVVPYYGGGMDLAREVAGNDFMYWNLMQAAAARGCRLFDFGRSKLGTGAYDFKKNWGFTAQHLPYEYKLYGATALPDNNPLNPKYQLFIKMWKKLPLPVANFMGPYIVRNLG from the coding sequence GTGCGCGCCTGCCCGGACGCCACCTTCTTCCACCTGTCCGGCTGGCAGAAGGTGATCGAAGGCTCGTTCGGCATCAAGACCTGGTTTTATTACGTGCAGCAGGACGGCGAGATCCTCGGCGTCCTGCCCCTCGCCGAAATCAAGAGCCGCCTGTTCGGCCATTCGCTGGGCGCGATGCCGTTCTGCGTGTACGGCGGTCCCGCCGCGACGAGCGATGCCGCGCGCGGGATGCTCGACGAGGCCGCGCACGAACTCGCACAGAAGCTCGGCGTCGGCCACCTGGAATACCGCGGCATGCAGCGCTTCCACCTGGACGACGCCAGCTGGCACACGAAGGAACTGTACGTCACCTTCCGCAAGGAGATCACGGGAGACGACGAAGCGAACCTGAACGCCATCCCGCGCAAGCAGCGCGCGATGGTCCGCAAGGGCATCAAGCTGGGCCTGCGCGGCGAGGTCGACAACAACGTCGACCGCATGTTCGAGGCCTATGCCCGCAGCGTGCACCGCCTGGGCACGCCGGTGTTCCCGAAAAAATACTTCGCCATGCTGCAGGACGTCTTCGGCGACGAGTGCGAAGTGCGCACCATCGTCACGGACGACAACCGCCTCGTGGCCGCCGTGCTGTCGTTCTACTGGCGCGACGAAGTCGTGCCCTACTATGGCGGCGGCATGGACCTCGCGCGCGAAGTGGCCGGCAACGACTTCATGTACTGGAACCTGATGCAGGCCGCCGCCGCGCGTGGTTGCCGGCTGTTCGACTTCGGCCGCAGCAAGCTGGGTACCGGCGCCTACGATTTTAAAAAGAACTGGGGCTTCACGGCGCAGCACCTGCCGTACGAGTACAAGCTGTACGGCGCGACCGCGCTGCCGGACAATAACCCGCTGAACCCGAAATACCAGCTGTTCATCAAGATGTGGAAGAAGCTGCCGCTCCCGGTGGCGAACTTCATGGGCCCCTACATCGTCCGTAACCTGGGATAA